Proteins found in one Vagococcus carniphilus genomic segment:
- a CDS encoding GNAT family N-acetyltransferase: protein MISEVKKIPASRLEECLAIFKDDELNKAYNGQVLDWVKTGIRKNELWGAISQSGEIIAVMWIEENGFFHEYPYLALIGVKKEYQGQGLGSFLLRVYEAIGRSLNKSKITLMVGDFNYRAKELYESVGYKEIGKVESAYMPTIAEYIMMKKIDN, encoded by the coding sequence ATGATTTCAGAAGTAAAAAAAATTCCTGCTTCTCGATTAGAAGAATGTTTGGCGATTTTTAAAGACGACGAATTGAACAAAGCTTATAATGGTCAAGTTCTTGATTGGGTAAAAACTGGTATTAGAAAGAATGAGCTTTGGGGAGCCATCTCACAATCCGGGGAAATTATTGCTGTTATGTGGATTGAAGAGAATGGATTCTTTCACGAATACCCTTATTTAGCCTTAATTGGTGTTAAAAAAGAATATCAAGGTCAAGGGCTAGGCTCCTTTTTACTAAGAGTTTATGAAGCAATTGGTCGAAGTTTAAACAAATCAAAAATCACTTTAATGGTTGGCGATTTTAATTATCGAGCAAAAGAGTTATATGAAAGTGTTGGGTATAAAGAGATTGGAAAAGTCGAGTCTGCCTATATGCCAACAATTGCTGAATATATTATGATGAAAAAAATAGATAATTAG
- a CDS encoding ECF transporter S component produces the protein MTTKTRKLTIVALMIALSILGGNIKILGSIALDSFPAFLSTIILGPAMGMVVAFFGHMFSALFAGFPSTLPVHLIIATLMMVCMFVYGYIRNKWSDRPVLSKVASIIAAYLINVPLDLLILYPILKQLVFVLFVPLTIATLVNLFLTEIVYAVLPEKIKNFSIVQNSGKGN, from the coding sequence ATGACAACAAAAACAAGAAAATTAACAATCGTAGCACTAATGATCGCACTTAGTATTCTAGGAGGAAACATTAAGATACTTGGATCGATTGCCCTGGACTCATTTCCTGCATTTTTATCAACTATTATTTTAGGTCCTGCGATGGGGATGGTAGTAGCTTTCTTTGGACACATGTTTTCTGCACTTTTTGCTGGCTTTCCAAGCACACTACCTGTCCATTTGATTATAGCAACCTTAATGATGGTTTGTATGTTTGTATACGGTTACATAAGGAACAAATGGAGCGACAGACCGGTACTATCAAAAGTCGCTTCGATTATAGCGGCATATCTAATTAATGTTCCTTTAGATTTACTAATCCTTTACCCAATTTTGAAACAATTGGTTTTCGTTTTGTTTGTACCGTTGACTATAGCAACATTAGTTAACTTATTTTTAACAGAAATTGTTTATGCTGTTTTACCAGAAAAAATCAAAAATTTTTCTATTGTTCAAAACAGTGGTAAGGGGAATTAA
- the cobD gene encoding threonine-phosphate decarboxylase CobD, giving the protein MAGLHGGNIKEIAEIYHLSEKSIIDFSANINPLGLSENLLKVLKENTDQILHYPDLRYTELKKEIANYHSLTPENIFLGNGAAEVIYSLANILKSQQLLVLAPTFSEYEDAFAHQKTNIVYFKTKDNDFKVNTTDLMIKIQEEKVDTLCICNPNNPTGTIIEKEEMIKLAKFCQNNQIYLIIDEAFMDFVDEKESLTTELRGNEYLVILRSLTKIFAIPGLRLGYLLTDNSHMMDDLESNAIPWRINCFADMAGRESLKDKQYLAETLSYVEKERLFLESSLTKFTELKLVKSSANFIFFEYLSTVDLQKALIEMNILIRDCSNYKGLDGNYYRIAVRTREENEKLVEALERYFYGKSHS; this is encoded by the coding sequence ATGGCAGGACTTCATGGGGGAAACATTAAAGAAATAGCTGAAATCTATCATTTATCTGAAAAGTCAATTATTGATTTTAGCGCCAACATTAATCCGTTAGGGTTATCAGAGAACTTATTAAAAGTGTTGAAAGAAAATACAGATCAAATTCTACATTATCCAGATTTAAGATACACAGAATTAAAAAAAGAAATTGCTAACTATCATTCATTAACGCCAGAGAATATTTTTTTAGGAAATGGAGCAGCTGAAGTTATCTATTCTTTGGCTAATATTTTAAAAAGTCAGCAGCTTCTAGTGTTGGCTCCAACTTTTTCAGAATACGAAGATGCATTTGCTCACCAAAAAACAAATATTGTGTATTTTAAAACAAAAGACAATGATTTTAAAGTAAATACAACTGATTTAATGATAAAAATCCAAGAAGAAAAGGTAGATACACTTTGTATATGTAATCCTAATAATCCTACTGGTACGATAATTGAAAAAGAAGAAATGATCAAACTTGCAAAATTTTGTCAAAACAATCAGATTTATTTGATTATAGATGAAGCTTTTATGGATTTTGTGGATGAAAAAGAATCTCTAACAACTGAGTTGAGAGGAAATGAGTATTTAGTTATTTTACGCTCATTAACAAAAATATTTGCCATTCCAGGTCTTCGGTTAGGCTATCTATTAACGGATAATTCTCATATGATGGATGACTTAGAAAGTAATGCTATTCCTTGGCGAATTAATTGCTTTGCTGATATGGCTGGTAGAGAGTCACTTAAAGATAAACAATATTTAGCTGAAACATTGAGCTATGTAGAAAAGGAACGCTTGTTTTTAGAGTCTTCATTAACTAAATTTACCGAATTAAAACTAGTTAAAAGTTCAGCCAATTTTATCTTTTTTGAATATCTATCAACTGTGGATTTACAAAAAGCATTGATAGAAATGAATATTTTAATTCGAGATTGTTCTAATTATAAAGGGCTTGATGGTAACTATTACCGAATAGCTGTTAGAACGCGTGAGGAAAATGAAAAATTAGTAGAAGCTCTAGAGAGGTATTTTTATGGCAAAAGTCATAGTTAG